The genomic stretch AAGAAAGTGCAGGGCTCTTAGTCGCGTTTTGATTGCAAACACTGGATAAACATTTCTGGGATCCTGTTGTGTGAACAGTTTTATTAAGCTGATCACTGAGGGACATTTTTATGGTTCTGTGGCTCAATAATTATTCatatacaacaacaataaaaatcAATGCGATGCACCGCTAGTTGATGTAGAATACTTACTTCTCATACGTCGTTACCTTGCTTTGAAGTGCCTCGACTTCAGCAGTAAGTGCTCGTTTCTCCGCTACTTCTTTCCGAAGTGTCCTTGACTGCATTTTCGCAGCAGAAAGCTCGCCTAGCGTATCCATATACTTCTCTTTGTATTTCGCCGCTTCGTTCTCTTGGACGACGACCAGCGATTTGCAGGTCTCAAGATCCCGGAGAAGCTTAGACCTTTCCAGTGTGACGCTTTGTACTTCTGCTTCTGCAGCGTTTAGCTTGTTTTGCAGTCGACCCAAGTCGATGTCTTCAACCTCTCCGGTATCAAAATACAACTTGATGATCTGCCTCTTCTGCACGGGCTTGCGACACGTCGGACAAGTTTTGTTGCTCGAAACCCATTTCATGAGACAGACCTCGTGAAAGACGTGTCCACATGATGCTGCTGTTAGAGTTCCAATGTTGAAGTGGTCTATAATGTCCATGCATATACTGCAAATAAGCTTCATGGCGAAACCGAAGCGTCCGTGCTGGACGGAACCGCCAAACGAGTTAAAGCAATTATCGTACTCGTGTTGGATACGGAATCGGATTGACTTCTTTGCTGGACTGGCTAGACTAGACGCCTTGCGCCACGCCTGGCGCGATTCGAAAGTTCGCTAAGACGGTAAATGTACAAAAGACGGGGAAAGAAACGCTTTTTCCGTAAAGCATAATAAAAATGCATTCTTCGTATCTAAAAATCTCAGGAGGGCGACTTTTCCAGTACAAAAAATGATAAATATGTGTGTCAGACACGGCTGCATCCACAAAACCACAAAGCATATTTCTATATTAACATAAAAATATATAATTAATTAACATTACCAACGAATGAATGAACAACATTTATGAACAGCCCTGGACCAAATCAAAATAGAGCGGCGAAGTCCATGgctacgattttttttctcctaacTCAACCGTAAGTAAATCGGAACTTCACCTGGTTTCCTTATAACAGCGCCGCCTTACACACATAACGCCATTTCGgattgtttctctctctcttttttttttttttcatgacatTCCGACAATACAGTGCTCCACTAACTGCTCCGCGGCGGTTTTTTCCCCATCTCAAATATCACAAAGATAAAGTTGACCGCTTCACTTGTCATGCTGACACTCTTGCCAAATCATTTTTGTACACCCGacagcagtgatgggcagtacttgaagtaccaagtactcaagtagtactttaagtacatttctgtgtacttgtactttaccttaagtacattttaaatcgtgtactttgtactgtacttaaagtacttttttccgagtactttcccatcaaatACTccagtacccaaacttggactccggacaaaaaatcacaaaagagtataaaAAATGCACTCTACTAAAAGCCCTAACATGACAACAAGAAaatgaaaacacacagatagcgcgtTTCCgtcttcttgccgtcattttagcgcttttagtgggagcAGTACCAGTTTGACATTTTAtcaaaaaggatttttgtgctgttaaagggcatatttgttgaagcaagtttattgttgagaggcttgaaatgttgaaaagtatcaacgcttcagacttgtgcccgttactcgaaaaaagtaattgattgccattaccgttacttgtacggaaaaagtaattgattaccgttaccaattacaggacttgaaatgtaattgagtaacgagtagaaaagtaacgcgttactccggtcgttactctgcattcacgcaaagtatacccgtctttgtgtgcctcagcaaaaaaaaaagagagagagagaaaaagagaagttcaacagctgaaataaccgaaaaatatgtacgtctgctgtagttatcgcccgggaagacgttacctttcgtagtgaaaaataccgactGAGGGAGacgaggtggaatagagggaaaggaggaaagggaaagtgggtggacgagacacacacatagagagagagagtgctcgctcaagataatatATGTTCCTGTGTTTGGCTGTATCACTGATGCTAGAAATAACaatgacaataataataacgatgaataataagaagaatgaataactaagaaaacgactggtgactgcggaactgggtctgtgttccagatttattcaagctgtactggaatgttgaagggaaaatccattaaaagcccttatgaaaggtcttgagccacaaataccggcagaaggctgccggtatcaccttcctacgggcaaccggcagagcgcccaaataaccggccgtgccgcgGTATAATACcagcctggtggcaaccctagaagacgttgacccgattgtggaagatcatgcgtggaacttccccatgactcactaaacctccaaagctaccacCAAGGGAACCAcaacactggtgtaggaagaggtcagggagagagactctgaaattccagaacaaaggctgatggcacgaagatcttgacttggggcagaacatctaaaagatgagttagtctctgccgggaaagtaatcaattactcagtaatcgattactcagaaaagtaattgattactcgaaaaattactttgactttaaagtaactgattactcgaaaaattactcaaaaaagtaattgattacaagtaacgcaattactagtaacgcgttacgcacaagtctgcaacgcttctatgattatgtaaaacgaatggaacgcacacattatgacactgcaaccggctgcacaatgacttggtcaattgtcatttcagttctcccaatgcagggttctatgctttttttatattgttcccttcattggcaattaataatcattttatatcacaatgtgtgattgcatgaCATGATGAACagtctgaaagacacacatgctttaatttttacattttacattttttaattggtcacatggattacattgctgcagatcacagtcgtataaaaatgatcGCTTAcgttgtgcttcatccttttttactttcttcatattctttttttaaacatgttgtatttcaaaaagcagcacggAATGCCTAGAAATATCTCATCTCcgttggcttgtacttttttccccttgaaatttcctagcctgttatagcagaagattagtaccgtaacaccacactaggcgggtgatgttggatcagtcagggtataatacataatcacagcacagctgactgattacctctctacatgtaactgcaaattatgtcatctgattaagttcatattcacgggttagcaggctttagagcatttgtcaagaatgctcgctaaagttttgccaaaaaaccaagacacagatactaaacactgaaatgcaaagtgatacaaattaaattcgcaatgtacttgatgaatacttgaagtactttgagtagtactttgtactttacttgcagtacatttggaattgggtactttgtactgtacttgaagtactaatgacgccaggtacttggtactttactttaagtataattttgaggtactttgcccatcactgcccgACAGCATACGTTGATATCTTTTCTCCAGTCGTGGCGCACATATTTAACTGGTCTTTGAGAAGCTGCGCTAACACATGGAAGCGGGTCATTCATTATTGCTGTGCACATATTGGGTGACTCTGAAGATGTTCGTAATTATCGGCCAATCAGTATTTTGTGCGCATTCTCGAATGTCCACGAACGAATTATTTACGAATGCCTCGACATTTCCAGTCGATCCTAGTACGGCGGTAGCAACAAACCTTTGGTACACGTTCATGTCAGTTGTGGCACCCACAGTTCACTATACAGACGGTGTCATTTCATTGTTGTCTACTTGTTTTGTGCATCTGTCCCTACCTGTCAATGGTGTAGAGCTAGTTGGTACGATTAGTTGGTAcgatccgtgttagcgccgcgaagcaactgtggctatgagcggcttacagatgtggacagatggagagaggacagcaggaaggagtgggggacagggggttagtatgcgtcctgggccgacttcatggggacctgtgccgacatgcgtctggaaaatcttcggaaaGCCCACCTCTCACTACGCCAGTGGAGCATTCAACCATATGTTGTAAATTTGGATACGAGAAAGTATTAGAGAGTCCGTATAGCCTTACTGTGTAGAATAGTCATGCTCCACTGAGCATGTTATACCGCAAAGTAATAAGGTCACATAACTGTCGACGTAACTGTACTTGAAGACATGCCAAGTGGGTTTCCGGGAAAGTTTGTGCGTACACCCAGCTTTATACGcgcttttgattttttttttttttttcgtacagaAATTTTTACGATAAAGCAAGATATCTCGATTGATAGCAGGCGCTTAGAAATATCTTGGCTACGTTTAGCGATTCCGACGTCAAGTATGCAATCACTTTCACATTATcaaaactactttttttttctgtattttttatATCAGGTCCGGGTTCCTGAGCGGCGCTCTTTGATCTCTTATCTCACGCAAACACGGACACCCCGGGAGTGCCCGTGGGAGGTTCTCGTCGATCTACGTTGACTCCCATAAATGAATGGCCATTACTTAGCATCGTCTATAAAAGTAATGCTTATCTATAAGCACGCAGGAAGTATGCGCAAGCGATACTCGCATCGTGACTCACCATAACGAGAACGACTTTTTCCGGCAAAAGTGGCCTGTACACATGCGGAGGTGAGTCGTTCATACATGCTGTATACTATCCGTCGGAACACTTTTTACTCGATCTACTTCATAACTCTATATAGGCAAAGTCGCCGCGACAAACGTGCGTTCAACTATGGTGATGTCGACTCGGAAATCACGTCCGAAGCGAAGTCCGAAAGCACTCGATGGAGCTGAGCTTTCTCAGCAAACCGAAACGCTTCAGTGGTGAGAACCCCAGTTTCGAAAGGGCACGCAAGGACTATCGTAAAATTTGTTTACCACTAAGGTTGTCGCTGAATTACGAAGCGCTAACCGGCATGTGCATACCACGGTGCACTGTGTACCAGCACTATTTGGACTTCTGCAGAAGGAAGCGTTTCCAGCCTCTTGGTGCAGCTGCCTTTGGGAAAGTACGAACCGCTCTGCCTATACGTGTGGTTTCATCGTACCAtgctttcacttttttttttctatagttGTCACAGTCTTTATTAATGTCGTTCAAATATTATAGCTAATAAGACACAGGTTTCCTGCTGTTACGACCAGGAGGCTTGGTACCCGTGGCCAGTCAAGGTGTGTGCTGCTTTTGAGTGATTATAGATGAGTTTTATCGACGAGGCATCGTTTGTTGTTGCCCGTTCACTCGCGCCAGTAATCATGCTATGCGTAATTATGCACCAAATACTTATTATTGTGCAGATACCATTATTACGGTATCGAGGTACGAAAGTCTTCGATGTACTACAACGAAGTTCACAGTGGCAAGGATATCACGAGGTGGGTGATTTTTTCAACGGGAAACAAAAGTAAGTAACTGTGTTTCTTGCAGATTCTCGGGAGAAAAAGTAAAACGAACAGAGGTAAGCGTAACTTTTACCTCGTGTTACGGTGCCAATAGAATTGTACCGTTGTCCCATTTTTGTAGCAGACGAAACATTGTCAATTACACTCGCCACAAGACAATGAAAGAAGGACAGCGCTATCGTTCCTTTGTGGTCCGGACGACTTCAACTTTTCTGAAGGGGCTGAACAAGTATGTTCCAGCTAATTGCAATTTAAAAGCTATCTCACGCTAAACCTCAAGTTTCTATAATTGATCTTTATTCTCTCAGATTCGAGCGTTTCTGGACTTGTACGCGAATCACTGCCATAGCTTGCTGGAAACATGCGTCAGTGCGAACTTTCGGAAGGTAAAAAGTCCCCAAAACAGAAGAAATTATCTATGCAGACGGTATATTGTGAACCTTCTTCGATTATTTGGGTCCCCAACAGATCGAAGCAATTGTGGAACAATTCTGGCACAGTATTCCCAAGCAGATGCACGGCACAATGAACGGTAGATTCTTTGCAACGTTAGTGGCAGTCTGGGATTATCAGCTTTACAAGGTCCGTTTCCCGTCTCGTCCTTGCACACTGTTCCTCTTACTACCATATACTCTTTCTTCCCTAACGTCCAGGCAGTTGAGCAAGTATTAGTACCAAGCGCCATTCAGGACATACCAGAGAGGTAACTGTCGATGAATGTTTCGTATGCGATATGGTTCATGTATTGGCAAACACTTCAAACACGACCTTTCCGTTGCAGTTTCGAAAAGGAAGTGCGTTACCTTATAGAAGGTTTTCCAGGATGGGTGGCATCAGCAGTGACGATATCTAAAATACGCTGCGCAAAAATTCAAGGTAGGAACACGAATCGTGCGTTAGCTTTTGCTGATACGACGTGCGCCAAAGCCCTCTATACTCGTGTTCAACATGAGAACGGCGCATGTTCTTGACACCGCCCGCATGACCGTTTAAACCTCACCCTACGCTTGTTCCTATTGGCTGCAATAGCTATTGCCGCATCATACTACGTCGCAACAAGTAATCCATCGGCCAGAGTATAGGAGTCCCGTATGCGACACCTGATGGCGCCGCAGTATAATTTCTCCTAAATTTCTTCGGCGGAGTAACTCTGCTAGGGTTGACGGACTACTTCAATCGACGAACTACATTTTCTGCTGTTCTTAGGTTGAGCACGGTTGCAACAATTTGCAAGCTATTGGTTGTGCTCCCCATGCAATATGACCAATCGAGCAAACTGGACCGCGTCTTACAATTATGCAAATTGCCGATAAGCTGTTTTTACGCTGATTTTTTTTACTAATTAAACGATGCTTTATTTCTTTTAGTATTGCATCAATTCCTCAAGGTACTCAAAAGGCAACTCTCATTCATTAAAGTAGCGCAGGTATGTGTCTTTTGTTGAAATCAAAGGGGGGTAAAGTTGTTCTGTAGACAGAATAGTACCATAGGCTAAACTCTGGAATCTAGTCGTGCAGACACATCATGAGCCATCCCGACAACATTCAACATGTGCTCATAGACATCAACAGATTGAACGTCAAAGACGTCACCGCCGAAGGGTTGTGTCTGCACCCACCTAGCATATCGAATTCTATTGGTGAGTTTTTATTATTAGGTCATTCATTATAAAAGATTTGAGTGCTTTGAACAATATGCACTTTACAGGAGTGGTAGAGCTCTTGTCCCTTCTCAGAAAACATGCGTCTGTTGAAGACCTCACTGAGTGGATAGACATGGCCATCGACAACACAATCAGAGTTAGTCTGCCATGCGGCTGATTGATCTTGAATCACCGCTTCAAGCTCGATTTATTCTCCCCTCTCAAGGAACACTACCAACCCGGCTTGCACCGCAGTGACGTCATTAGAGAATTTCTGCTGGCGTGGGTCCTGATCTTCTCCGCGATCATGCGCCACCTAACGCTAGCCAGCGCAGCCAGTTTCAGTAAGTCGTACATGAGATTCGCAGAACCCGAACAGGAACAGTTCCATTATATAGCAAGTGGAACGTAGCAAATGCACGATGTATATGCATCGTTCAGGTCAGCTCCACCTGGTACGGGTGACCTTGGAGGAGTACATGCTTCTTGCCTTGGAGACGGCCATAGCTAGAGAAGCGTCGTGTAGACAACGCGAAGAACTACTGGTGTATGCTGTTAATCCTGGTAAGCCGTGCACATGCGCATGGTAAATTTTCTGTTCCTGCATATGgcaatgggcgcgttaagttgATGCTCCGGGAACGTCTCCTCTTTCCTGGGATTACTACACCTAAAGCGATTTCCGGTGCGCGTTCCCGGGTCCACCCTGCGCGCCTCTTGTCTCATGCCAGGGTAAAGCGGTAACACGTAAAGCGGCCCGTTGACGCGTGTTCCGGTGTATGCGCCGTTTGGCCGTAGAGATAGCGTCTGGCGGGCTTGATGTGCGGCTTTGGGTCTTCAGCCCTTCGCCATGCTTacaggaagcagacgacagaaaaaaagccccAGCAGTGACACGCGTGCGGAGCACCCGGCTTCCGTAGACCCTCACAAAAGTAGTTCAGTGGAGACAACAAGGGTACGTTCCCCTGAGAACCCAGGAAAGAGCGATCGGGAGCCTGCTTTACGCGCCCAATGTACTGGAGCTGGAACGGGGGTGAGATCAATATCACGTAACAGTGATGCCAACCGCGGGATTTAAAGTGGAAGTTTGCTCTCCAAGCGTCGATTCGTAGATTTTTATTTCCGCGGCTCTACGGTTCGCCGACTTGAGTGATATAGTTTGTTACTGGCGTTATAAATCTTTGGAATTCACACGGTGTGAATACGTGACGAGGAGGTGTGGGAGAGAAGATGGTGACACGTGACCATCATGGCGGACCGTCGCGCCTGCTGACCGCGATGAAGTGATAGACTTCGCGTATAatagacttctccctgtttgtaaacatatgacgtcatagtgttcgacagcgccaccaatttgaaCTGCCTTTGAAGCTAGGGGCCAAcaaagtcgcgcccgaaaggcacggtcttgagggaattACGATGGCCCCTgacagggacgcgaccttcggtcctacttttctttcagtaggaggtagcgaacaagtgcccattcgtggaacccagcactccccttctgatttgtttcggtttcagtctgtctaccaacgtcatgatgacgtctaTTCGTTCGAAATACGTTAAAGCGAAACGGACTGCATTTCACTTCTTTCGAGTCCAATGCCTCTGCCAGGCATGCGCGTTTCGATTATGCTAGGAAGGAAACTTTCTCTTTAACTTAAGGAGTTTTTGTGGGGAAGCCTCTCACGTTCTGGCAACCATGAAAACTGGAAGCCTGTAGCTGCGTACTTGACTGACTCAAACGAACTTGACCGCTCATGTTCACGGAACGTTTTGTCTTTATTTGCAGAGGGACTAAGAGTTAGGCTTTGCGTGGACCCGGGCACGGCATCGTGAGGACCTGATGAATGGAAAGAGCGAAACAGCAGTCGAGTGATCCAATGAAGGATTTTCTTTAAAAACATTAACACTGACCTTGCTTTCGCATAAAATACGTTCTAGGATGAGTTGCCGTTTTACGTCTCGCCAGTGTGGCCAGACACTTGGAATGGGAGAACTTTTATGTCTATGCGGCTCAGGCGGTGCAGGCAAGGTACCGAAGTAACGGCGAACCAGCTGCTTCAGGGGAACTTTACCTTCCCCTGAATGAGATGAGGTCAAACGCATTTAATGACGTCAGTGTGACGACATCGTGAAGACGTGGGGGCGTGCCTATGACGACATGCATGTTTCACTTGGTATTGGCGACAATTTCGTGTGACCTCAACTGTGTTTACGATTTGCTGAGGAAGCTCACACGTGACAAACTTAGCAAGACGTCACGCATAGGTCCGGACCCCTGCCGACTGCCAAGAAAAAACAGGTATAACTACTTGCAGTATGTCGGTTTCGAGCAAAAGGTCTCGCGTATGAGAGCTGTTTGGAGTGAAATATGCTCCTAGCAGACATGTTATGGAACGAACTATCCCGTTAAATATCGAAACTTTGAGCTCATTCTGTTTTTAAAACCGTCATACAAAAACGCGTTGAAGCAATACCTCTGCAAAACTCACTCATCAGCATGCTCATTTATGCTCAATGTGACGAATGATTTGAGCACGAGTGAGCATATGGAGGGCTGAGCAGTGAGTGAGTgggcatgagtgagcaaacggagcGCTGGTGCGAGCGGTAATGAAAGTCTCCGGATTACCACGGGCGCtatgtaccgtattttctggTGTATAACGCGCCCCCCTAAAAatgggccgaatttgaaaaatgttcgatgtataacgcgcacggcaatggtgctacaagcttctgtactgccaccagtatacacaataaaccaaagcggtgtatcacatatgcatatgcta from Ornithodoros turicata isolate Travis chromosome 4, ASM3712646v1, whole genome shotgun sequence encodes the following:
- the LOC135391248 gene encoding DNA-binding protein RFX6-like, producing the protein MVMSTRKSRPKRSPKALDGAELSQQTETLQWLSLNYEALTGMCIPRCTVYQHYLDFCRRKRFQPLGAAAFGKLIRHRFPAVTTRRLGTRGQSRYHYYGIEVRKSSMYYNEVHSGKDITRFSGEKVKRTEQTKHCQLHSPQDNERRTALSFLCGPDDFNFSEGAEQIRAFLDLYANHCHSLLETCVSANFRKIEAIVEQFWHSIPKQMHGTMNGRFFATLVAVWDYQLYKAVEQVLVPSAIQDIPESFEKEVRYLIEGFPGWVASAVTISKIRCAKIQVLHQFLKVLKRQLSFIKVAQSCRHIMSHPDNIQHVLIDINRLNVKDVTAEGLCLHPPSISNSIGVVELLSLLRKHASVEDLTEWIDMAIDNTIREHYQPGLHRSDVIREFLLAWVLIFSAIMRHLTLASAASFSQLHLVRVTLEEYMLLALETAIAREASCRQREELLVYAVNPEGLRVRLCVDPGTAS